Proteins encoded within one genomic window of Gloeocapsa sp. DLM2.Bin57:
- a CDS encoding AarF/ABC1/UbiB kinase family protein, whose protein sequence is MTSLTPLEKGKKTYRWNQENYSRNRRRFDIWVFVLTLLFKLWRNSKKWTYFAEGGYSPEKLKARQKIQAIWIRKTILELGPTFIKVGQLFSTRADLFPTEYVDELSKLQDQVPAFSYEQASAIITSDLGKSIPQLFSNFDPTPLAAASLGQVHKAQLHNGEEVVVKIQRPGLQKLFTIDLAILKKIAQYFQSHPRWGKGRDWNGIYEECCRILWEETDYLNEGRNADTFRRNFRDKSWVKVPKVYWRYTSPRVLTLEYLPGIKISHYEALEAAGLDRKRLAQLGAEAYLQQLLNDGFFHADPHPGNLAVSTNGALIFYDFGMMGQIKSNVREQLMQTLFGIAEKNADRVVRSLIDLGALAPIGDIGPVRRSIQFMLDNFMDKPFETQSVASISEDLYEIAYDQPFRFPATFTFVMRAFSTLEGVGKGLDPEFNFMEVAQPFALDIMTNANGKNGNSLSNTIFDEIGRQAAQVSNTALGLPGKIEDTIEKLERGDVLVRVRSQESDRLLRRLGMIQLSNNYTILTSAFLLAATILLVNGYVKIAIAAILIAIVPAFALFRLLRRIDRLDRMFQ, encoded by the coding sequence ATGACATCTTTAACTCCGCTAGAAAAAGGGAAAAAAACTTATCGCTGGAATCAAGAAAATTATTCCCGTAACCGTCGTCGCTTTGATATCTGGGTGTTTGTTTTGACCCTATTGTTTAAATTATGGCGCAATAGCAAAAAATGGACCTATTTCGCAGAAGGTGGCTATAGTCCCGAAAAACTCAAGGCTCGTCAAAAAATCCAAGCCATCTGGATTAGAAAAACTATCTTAGAATTAGGACCTACTTTTATTAAAGTCGGTCAGCTATTTTCTACTCGGGCTGATTTATTCCCTACCGAGTATGTAGATGAACTTTCCAAGTTACAAGACCAAGTCCCTGCTTTTAGCTATGAGCAAGCTAGTGCCATTATTACCTCAGATTTAGGTAAATCTATCCCGCAATTATTTAGTAACTTTGACCCTACCCCCCTAGCTGCCGCTAGTTTAGGACAAGTACATAAAGCTCAATTACACAATGGAGAAGAGGTAGTAGTTAAAATTCAGCGACCAGGGTTGCAAAAACTGTTTACCATCGATTTAGCAATTCTTAAAAAAATTGCTCAATATTTCCAAAGTCACCCCCGTTGGGGAAAAGGAAGAGATTGGAATGGTATTTATGAAGAATGTTGTCGGATACTTTGGGAAGAAACAGATTATCTCAACGAAGGGCGTAACGCTGATACCTTTAGACGAAATTTTCGGGATAAAAGTTGGGTAAAAGTACCTAAAGTTTACTGGCGTTATACTTCCCCAAGAGTTTTAACCCTAGAATACCTTCCTGGGATTAAAATTAGTCACTATGAAGCCTTAGAAGCAGCAGGGTTAGATCGCAAGCGTCTAGCTCAATTAGGAGCTGAAGCTTATCTACAGCAATTACTCAATGATGGCTTTTTTCACGCTGATCCCCATCCAGGCAACCTCGCTGTGAGTACTAATGGTGCGCTAATTTTTTATGATTTTGGCATGATGGGACAAATTAAAAGCAATGTACGTGAACAATTGATGCAAACTTTGTTTGGTATTGCTGAAAAAAACGCCGATCGCGTGGTTCGTTCCTTAATTGATTTGGGTGCTTTAGCTCCGATAGGAGATATTGGACCTGTCAGACGTTCCATTCAGTTTATGCTGGATAACTTTATGGATAAACCCTTTGAAACTCAATCAGTAGCTTCTATTAGCGAGGATCTCTATGAGATAGCTTATGATCAACCCTTTCGCTTTCCTGCTACTTTTACTTTTGTGATGAGAGCTTTTTCTACTCTAGAAGGAGTGGGTAAAGGTTTAGATCCCGAATTTAATTTTATGGAGGTGGCGCAACCTTTTGCGTTAGATATTATGACCAATGCTAATGGGAAAAACGGTAATAGTTTAAGTAATACTATTTTCGATGAAATCGGCAGACAAGCAGCACAAGTAAGCAATACTGCTCTAGGTTTACCAGGGAAAATAGAAGATACCATCGAAAAACTCGAACGTGGTGACGTATTAGTGAGAGTTCGTTCCCAAGAAAGCGATCGCCTGTTACGTCGTTTAGGTATGATTCAATTGAGTAATAACTATACGATCTTAACTAGCGCTTTTCTTTTAGCTGCTACTATTCTCTTAGTCAATGGATATGTGAAAATAGCAATAGCGGCGATCTTAATAGCGATAGTACCAGCTTTTGCTTTATTCCGTTTACTTAGACGGATCGACCGCTTAGATCGTATGTTCCAGTAA
- the pyrR gene encoding bifunctional pyr operon transcriptional regulator/uracil phosphoribosyltransferase PyrR, giving the protein MMDKVIPILSAEEIRRTITRLASEVVEKSGDLSNLVLLGIYTRGVPLAQLLAQQIRTLEQVDVAVGALDITFYRDDLDQIALRTPAKTDIPFDLTHKQVVLVDDVIYKGRTIRAALNAVTEYGRPSVIRLLVLVDRGHREVPIHPDFTGKMLPTATEEKVKVYLEDIDGKDAVELIKAV; this is encoded by the coding sequence ATCATGGATAAAGTGATTCCCATTCTTTCTGCTGAAGAAATTCGTCGCACTATTACTCGTCTCGCATCTGAAGTAGTAGAGAAGTCAGGTGATCTCTCCAACCTAGTTTTACTAGGTATTTATACTCGGGGAGTTCCCCTTGCTCAACTACTAGCTCAGCAAATTCGCACTTTAGAACAGGTAGATGTAGCCGTAGGTGCACTAGATATCACTTTTTATCGCGATGATTTAGACCAAATCGCCCTGAGAACACCAGCTAAAACTGATATTCCCTTTGATTTGACTCATAAACAAGTGGTTTTAGTCGATGACGTCATCTATAAAGGGCGAACTATTCGAGCTGCTCTTAACGCAGTTACAGAATATGGTCGCCCCTCGGTGATTCGTCTTCTCGTCTTAGTAGATAGAGGACATCGTGAAGTGCCTATTCATCCTGATTTTACAGGTAAAATGTTGCCAACGGCTACCGAAGAAAAGGTTAAAGTCTATCTAGAGGATATTGATGGTAAAGATGCAGTAGAGTTAATCAAAGCCGTTTGA
- a CDS encoding histone deacetylase — protein MLTIIYSEQFLEHQTGSSHSEKPERLTAIATALQNAPWNRQLNWQLPTPVDAKVLDIIKQIHSQEHIDRIKYIATKGGGYLDSDTPISPQSYDIALLAVSAWLDGVDKVLTTGKPAFILARPPGHHATRDDAMGFCLFSNAAIAANYALTQPQINRVAILDWDVHHGNGTEAIVSTNPAIAYCSLHQYPAYPGTGKASDRGLYNNVLNIPMQPYSTIADYDPAFREQVIPFLTNFNPDLLIISAGYDANELDPLASISLHPEDYGIFTDYCLEITPKILFGLEGGYHLQALAESVKATIASCLKISS, from the coding sequence ATGTTAACCATCATTTACTCAGAACAATTCCTCGAACATCAAACAGGTTCATCTCACTCTGAAAAACCAGAACGTTTAACAGCGATCGCCACAGCTTTACAAAACGCTCCCTGGAATAGACAATTAAATTGGCAATTACCTACACCAGTTGACGCCAAAGTCTTAGATATTATTAAACAAATTCATAGTCAAGAACATATAGACAGAATTAAGTACATAGCCACAAAGGGTGGAGGTTATCTAGATTCTGATACCCCCATCTCTCCCCAGAGCTATGATATCGCTTTACTCGCAGTTAGCGCTTGGTTAGATGGAGTCGATAAGGTGTTAACTACAGGTAAACCTGCTTTTATTTTAGCACGTCCCCCTGGACATCACGCTACTAGAGATGATGCTATGGGTTTTTGTCTCTTTAGTAACGCCGCGATCGCCGCTAATTATGCTCTCACTCAACCGCAAATTAACCGAGTCGCTATCCTCGATTGGGATGTACACCATGGTAATGGTACAGAAGCGATCGTCTCTACTAACCCTGCGATCGCCTATTGTTCTCTCCATCAATACCCCGCTTATCCCGGTACAGGAAAAGCTAGCGATCGCGGACTATATAATAATGTCCTTAATATTCCTATGCAACCCTATAGCACTATAGCTGACTATGACCCAGCTTTTAGAGAACAGGTTATCCCCTTTTTAACTAACTTTAACCCCGATTTACTGATTATCAGTGCCGGTTATGACGCCAATGAATTAGATCCTCTCGCCTCTATTTCCCTTCACCCGGAAGATTATGGTATCTTTACCGATTATTGTCTAGAAATTACCCCTAAAATTCTTTTTGGTTTAGAAGGTGGTTATCATCTGCAAGCTTTAGCAGAATCAGTTAAAGCAACGATCGCTAGTTGTTTAAAAATTAGCAGCTGA
- a CDS encoding DUF3134 domain-containing protein produces the protein MDNPSLRREPRYEPANVIPLKDDSGLLDWLKQTGRLKYREQIKDIEPELLEQDEEIAELIDVEDYADDFETDAENLEEIED, from the coding sequence ATGGATAATCCCTCATTACGTAGAGAGCCTCGTTATGAACCTGCTAATGTAATACCCTTGAAAGATGATTCAGGGTTATTAGATTGGTTAAAACAAACTGGACGTCTCAAATATAGAGAACAAATCAAAGATATCGAACCAGAATTGCTCGAACAAGACGAAGAAATAGCAGAATTAATCGACGTAGAAGATTATGCTGATGATTTTGAAACTGATGCAGAGAATTTAGAAGAGATAGAAGATTAA
- a CDS encoding Stp1/IreP family PP2C-type Ser/Thr phosphatase → MKLSFTGKSDPGLVRSVNQDSYYIDDPEGRFFIVADGMGGHAGGQEASTIAIETIHTYLEEHWDSSISTDTLLTEAIDAANQSILQDQSKHPERGDMGTTLVLIVFRGDQTWVAHIGDSRLYRLRASSLEQLTEDHTWVAKAIKAGDLTKEEAKTHPWRHVLSQCLGRRDICQIDIEPLEVQIGDRFLICSDGLTEEVPDELIGKLLTQSLPEAAEMLVHEAKKAGGSDNITIVLVEAGD, encoded by the coding sequence ATGAAACTTAGTTTCACGGGGAAATCAGACCCTGGACTTGTGCGCTCAGTGAATCAGGATAGTTATTATATTGACGATCCTGAGGGGCGCTTTTTTATAGTAGCTGATGGAATGGGAGGACACGCGGGAGGACAAGAAGCGAGTACCATCGCCATTGAAACTATACACACTTACCTAGAAGAACATTGGGACTCCTCCATTTCTACGGATACTTTGTTGACAGAAGCGATAGACGCGGCTAATCAAAGTATCCTACAGGATCAATCTAAACATCCTGAAAGAGGAGACATGGGAACTACTTTAGTACTTATAGTCTTCCGCGGTGATCAAACTTGGGTAGCTCATATTGGTGACTCTCGTCTCTATCGCTTACGCGCTTCTAGTTTAGAACAGTTGACAGAAGACCATACCTGGGTAGCTAAAGCTATTAAAGCAGGAGATTTAACTAAAGAAGAGGCAAAAACCCACCCCTGGCGTCACGTTTTGTCTCAATGTCTGGGTCGTAGAGATATCTGTCAAATCGATATTGAACCCCTAGAGGTACAAATAGGCGATCGCTTTTTAATCTGTAGTGATGGTTTAACCGAAGAAGTTCCCGATGAGTTAATTGGTAAATTACTAACCCAGAGTTTACCAGAAGCTGCCGAAATGCTCGTTCATGAGGCTAAAAAAGCTGGGGGTTCAGATAATATTACTATCGTTCTCGTTGAAGCTGGTGATTGA
- a CDS encoding PAS domain S-box protein, with amino-acid sequence MNRKISLLPWLIISSVTQVVLSVGVVGYISYHSGQSTINHLAQELMVQGNDRLVNKIDHYLSIPDLINRLNEDSIQTGILNPEDLAEIHRQLILQHRQFNSVTSIVYGDPLGNFRLVNRISTSGRFGVEYAEIYPLEIGFNDPLNLGKLHFYNLDQLGIKGEYLYTLDVDVLNRPWYQQGVKTQQPGWTKPFEIGTTGILTINAYRPVFSQDNQELIGVFAVNISLEEIGNFLREIPISDSSGIYIVDCTDYLIASSYLNLPYHLDILAQENSQVSTIAPTETTNHTLREVHHFLQSKFTNLGEIKSVQTFELTIDRENHFVRVIPYGSELGLDWLMVMIVPESDFTAENLANLQRTILLCFAAGALALLNSLFTSRWIVIPVLKLQKLALNLPHNHEENLINSPIQEIHQLGLIIEQMAQSIETTFTQLRDSESRLQQTIEYLPVGVVVLDAKGTITYINPHGMKLLNIKTIPNAKEGEHSQVYQLFRAGTNDLYPYAELPSIQALQGKKVFIDDIEIRVNGKIIPCEVYSNPIFNHKQEIIGCVNACQDISDRLATQTILSDYNQTLATQVNEATETLRKNQTLLQRVLKKVPGNICAWISYPDGRIEYQFINPLLSEIIEIDTDVLLYYPNVMWDLIHKEDHDNYQRAIAHSSATLELFAQEWRIVSISGKTKWLQGILQPELGENGAIYWYGVILDITNRKKAEVELKESEEKFRSCFNYVATGMVMVDLQGNFLQVNSVFCEIMGYSALELLQMNFKQLTHPDDLDNSLKHVTKMLSGEVKNFQIEKRYLNKQQNTIYALTNVSLVTNSDNLPVYMVAQIQDISDRHYAQMELEKAKLAAEAANLAKTQFIAAISHELRTPMNAILGFTQLLLKKSTPSTTAQLKAILDNGNHLLSLINNLLTIAQIETGNFNLKLNQVNLCELLAQLHNSYALQAQAKGLELIWCNETEIPYYIETDEVKLRQILINILDNALKFTPEGKIAFTVAQENDLLVFKIADTGAGIAPEEMQQLFQPFSQTKTGRNSQQGTGLGLAVTQQLLDYLQGEIIVNSQESVGTTFSVKLPINKPSTEILKKNCLTIENATTRKQEQSLEELPTIWLRKFHQSILEGDVALMLKLVEQVREQNEALADYLHNLIQSFKLREVLSLISKYDQPEK; translated from the coding sequence ATGAATCGCAAAATCTCCTTACTTCCTTGGTTAATTATCTCATCCGTAACCCAAGTTGTCCTCAGTGTAGGAGTAGTTGGCTATATCTCCTATCACAGTGGACAAAGTACAATAAATCACTTAGCTCAAGAATTAATGGTACAAGGAAACGATCGTCTTGTCAACAAAATTGACCATTATCTCTCTATCCCTGATTTAATTAATCGTCTTAACGAAGACTCTATACAAACAGGAATACTAAACCCTGAAGATTTAGCAGAAATTCACCGTCAGTTAATCCTACAACACCGACAATTTAATAGCGTTACCTCTATTGTCTATGGAGATCCTTTAGGAAACTTTAGACTAGTTAATCGAATTAGTACATCGGGAAGATTCGGAGTAGAATACGCTGAAATTTACCCTCTTGAAATCGGATTTAATGATCCCCTTAATCTAGGTAAGTTACATTTTTATAATCTTGACCAATTGGGTATCAAAGGAGAATATCTCTATACTCTTGATGTTGATGTACTCAATCGCCCCTGGTATCAACAAGGGGTTAAAACCCAACAACCAGGTTGGACTAAACCTTTTGAAATTGGGACAACCGGTATTTTAACGATTAACGCTTATCGACCCGTTTTTAGTCAAGATAATCAAGAATTAATAGGGGTATTTGCTGTCAATATTAGTCTGGAAGAAATTGGTAACTTTCTCAGGGAAATCCCGATTAGTGACTCTTCTGGGATCTATATAGTTGATTGTACTGATTATCTCATCGCTAGTTCCTATCTCAATTTACCCTATCATCTAGATATCTTGGCTCAGGAAAATTCTCAAGTTAGCACTATTGCTCCCACAGAAACCACTAACCATACTCTTAGAGAAGTTCATCATTTTTTACAGTCAAAATTTACTAATTTAGGTGAGATAAAATCTGTACAAACCTTCGAGTTAACTATTGACAGAGAAAACCATTTTGTTAGGGTAATTCCCTATGGTTCAGAATTAGGGTTAGACTGGTTAATGGTGATGATTGTACCAGAATCTGACTTTACTGCAGAAAATTTGGCTAATTTACAGAGAACTATTTTACTCTGTTTCGCTGCAGGAGCCCTCGCCCTTCTCAATAGTCTTTTTACTTCCCGTTGGATAGTTATACCTGTTTTAAAATTACAAAAACTTGCTCTTAATCTTCCCCATAATCATGAGGAAAATTTAATTAATAGTCCTATTCAAGAAATCCATCAACTAGGTTTGATTATAGAACAAATGGCTCAATCTATAGAAACTACTTTTACGCAGCTACGAGACAGCGAAAGTAGATTACAACAAACCATTGAATATCTTCCCGTAGGAGTAGTGGTATTAGATGCAAAAGGAACAATTACTTATATCAATCCTCATGGAATGAAATTATTAAATATTAAGACTATTCCTAACGCTAAAGAGGGTGAACATTCACAAGTTTATCAACTTTTTCGCGCAGGAACTAATGATTTATATCCCTATGCAGAATTACCCTCAATTCAAGCTTTACAAGGAAAAAAAGTCTTTATTGATGACATAGAAATTAGAGTCAATGGGAAAATAATCCCCTGTGAAGTCTATTCTAACCCCATCTTTAACCATAAACAAGAAATAATCGGTTGTGTCAACGCCTGTCAAGATATTAGCGATCGCCTCGCAACACAAACTATACTGTCTGACTATAACCAGACTTTAGCAACACAAGTCAACGAAGCCACCGAAACTTTACGCAAAAATCAAACCCTTTTACAGAGAGTCTTAAAAAAAGTACCGGGCAATATTTGCGCTTGGATTTCTTATCCCGATGGTAGGATTGAATATCAATTTATCAACCCTCTCTTAAGTGAAATTATCGAGATTGATACAGATGTCTTACTATATTATCCTAATGTCATGTGGGACTTAATCCATAAAGAGGATCACGATAATTATCAACGGGCGATCGCTCATAGTAGCGCTACCCTAGAATTATTCGCTCAAGAATGGCGGATTGTCAGTATTTCAGGTAAAACAAAGTGGTTACAAGGAATTCTCCAACCTGAATTAGGGGAAAATGGTGCTATCTATTGGTATGGTGTGATTCTTGATATCACTAATCGTAAAAAAGCAGAAGTTGAGTTAAAAGAGAGTGAAGAGAAATTCCGCAGCTGTTTTAACTACGTTGCCACAGGAATGGTAATGGTAGATTTGCAAGGGAATTTTTTACAAGTCAATAGTGTTTTTTGTGAAATTATGGGTTATTCTGCTCTAGAATTATTGCAAATGAATTTTAAACAACTAACGCACCCCGATGACTTAGATAATAGTCTCAAGCATGTAACTAAAATGCTCTCAGGAGAAGTCAAAAACTTTCAAATAGAGAAACGTTATCTTAATAAACAACAAAACACCATATACGCTCTCACCAACGTTTCCTTAGTTACCAATTCTGATAATCTCCCTGTGTATATGGTTGCACAAATCCAAGATATCAGCGATCGCCATTACGCCCAAATGGAGTTAGAAAAAGCTAAACTAGCCGCAGAAGCAGCCAATCTCGCCAAAACTCAGTTTATAGCTGCTATTAGTCACGAATTACGCACCCCCATGAATGCTATCTTGGGTTTTACCCAATTACTCTTAAAAAAATCAACTCCTTCTACCACAGCACAATTAAAAGCTATTCTCGACAACGGAAATCATCTCCTCAGTCTGATTAATAATCTCTTAACCATTGCTCAAATTGAAACAGGAAACTTTAATCTCAAGCTTAATCAAGTCAATCTCTGCGAATTACTTGCTCAATTGCACAATTCCTACGCTTTACAAGCTCAAGCCAAAGGTTTAGAATTGATTTGGTGTAATGAAACCGAAATCCCCTATTATATTGAAACAGACGAAGTTAAACTCAGACAAATTTTGATTAATATCCTCGATAATGCTCTTAAATTTACCCCCGAAGGCAAAATAGCCTTTACTGTAGCTCAAGAAAATGACCTCTTAGTCTTTAAAATAGCTGATACAGGCGCAGGAATTGCACCAGAAGAGATGCAACAACTCTTTCAACCCTTTAGTCAAACAAAAACAGGGAGAAACTCCCAACAAGGTACAGGATTAGGATTAGCAGTAACCCAACAATTGCTTGATTATCTCCAAGGGGAAATTATTGTCAACTCTCAAGAAAGCGTAGGAACTACATTTAGCGTCAAGCTACCTATTAATAAGCCTAGTACAGAAATACTCAAAAAAAATTGTTTAACTATAGAGAATGCAACTACTAGGAAACAAGAACAAAGTCTTGAGGAATTACCTACTATTTGGTTAAGGAAATTCCATCAAAGCATTCTTGAAGGAGACGTAGCCTTAATGCTAAAATTAGTCGAGCAAGTACGTGAGCAAAATGAGGCTTTAGCTGACTATCTTCATAACTTAATTCAATCTTTTAAACTGCGAGAGGTTTTATCTCTAATATCTAAATATGACCAACCAGAAAAGTAA
- a CDS encoding phospho-N-acetylmuramoyl-pentapeptide-transferase produces MKGLTLLILLVLGLSLMVIGFSLTRLTPITAIYALVISTIVSGAIGYLVVPLLRRLKAGQVIREDGPRIHLQKAGTPTMGGIFFVPVAIAVALLFAPFTPELVAISLVTFAYGLVGWLDDWQILRQKSNKGISPQQKLALQIAIAVIFCIWLGISQPESITNISLPAKISLSLGIWFWPLAVFVMVAESNATNLTDGVDGLAAGTSAIAFCTLGLIITPTHPHLSIFALSFTGACLGFLLHNHHKARVFMGDTGSLALGGSLAALGLLTNQLWALLIVSGIFLLESLSVIAQVSYYKATKGPSGIGKRLFKMAPLHHHLELSGWQETQVVGFLYLINFGLGLILLIF; encoded by the coding sequence GTGAAAGGGTTGACACTACTTATTCTCTTGGTTTTAGGGTTAAGTTTAATGGTAATAGGGTTTTCCCTAACCAGGTTAACCCCAATAACTGCTATTTATGCTCTGGTAATTAGTACTATAGTCAGTGGTGCTATCGGTTATCTAGTTGTTCCTCTATTGCGCAGACTCAAAGCAGGACAAGTAATCAGAGAAGATGGTCCTCGAATACATCTACAAAAAGCGGGTACACCCACTATGGGGGGTATCTTTTTTGTACCAGTGGCGATCGCTGTTGCTTTACTGTTTGCGCCCTTTACTCCAGAATTAGTCGCTATTTCTTTAGTGACTTTTGCTTATGGATTGGTGGGATGGTTAGACGATTGGCAAATCTTGCGACAGAAGTCTAATAAAGGTATCTCACCCCAACAAAAATTAGCACTGCAAATAGCCATAGCCGTAATTTTCTGCATCTGGTTAGGTATTAGTCAACCAGAGAGTATAACCAATATATCTCTACCTGCTAAAATTAGCTTATCTTTAGGTATCTGGTTTTGGCCTTTAGCAGTATTTGTGATGGTAGCAGAAAGCAACGCTACTAACCTCACTGATGGTGTAGATGGTTTAGCCGCGGGAACTAGTGCGATCGCTTTTTGCACTTTAGGTTTAATCATTACCCCAACTCATCCCCATCTGAGTATTTTTGCTCTGAGTTTTACTGGTGCTTGTTTAGGATTTCTCCTTCATAACCACCATAAGGCTAGAGTATTTATGGGGGATACTGGATCATTAGCTTTAGGGGGTAGTTTAGCTGCTTTAGGATTATTAACTAATCAACTTTGGGCTTTATTAATAGTTAGTGGAATTTTCTTGTTAGAATCCCTCTCAGTCATCGCTCAAGTAAGTTATTATAAGGCTACCAAAGGACCCTCTGGTATAGGTAAACGTCTCTTTAAAATGGCCCCACTACACCATCATTTAGAATTAAGTGGTTGGCAAGAAACCCAAGTTGTCGGTTTTTTGTACTTAATTAATTTTGGTCTAGGCTTAATACTGTTAATTTTTTAG
- a CDS encoding diguanylate cyclase, whose amino-acid sequence MTNQKSNILIVDDTPDNLRLLTDLLSSRGYKIRIAPDGEFALDSVKANPPDLILLDIRMPNLDGYEVCRRLKANPQTEKIPVIFLSALGEEIDKTKAFAVGGSDYITKPFQLEEVLARINHQLKILDLQTSLELQNQQLKIAEAKYRNIFENAIEGLFQSSLDGRYLTVNPAMARILGYQSPAELLENVKDISSQIYVERNRYQEIRDILQEKEQIISCESTVYRQDGQIVWISENIRLVKNELNEPIYYEGNLQDITERKCLEIELLAAKEFAQTTLKSIGDGVIVTDTSGFIIDCNPIAEQLTGWLLSEIKGKRISEVLILVNEYGQEISENPLDKALKENRIVDLASGTILIGKEGKEYPIQDSAAPIKNNQGEIIGGVVVFYDATESYNLTSQLYWEANHDFLTGLYNRRAFKYYLSEAINTAFDNYLFHILCYFDLDKFKFVNDSCGHEIGDHLLNQITRLLSDKIRPNDVLARLGGDEFGLLLYQTSLIKGIEIANSLREAILNFRFIWQGQIFNLGVSIGLVIIDDSENDLGEIMRRADKACYNAKKRGGNSISIYQNQEQ is encoded by the coding sequence ATGACCAACCAGAAAAGTAATATTCTTATCGTAGATGATACCCCAGATAACTTACGTTTATTAACAGATTTATTATCATCTAGAGGTTACAAAATTAGAATAGCACCAGACGGAGAATTTGCCTTAGATTCAGTTAAAGCTAATCCTCCAGATTTAATTTTACTAGATATTAGAATGCCTAATCTAGATGGTTATGAGGTTTGTCGTCGCTTAAAAGCTAATCCACAGACAGAGAAAATACCCGTAATCTTTTTAAGTGCGCTAGGTGAAGAAATAGATAAAACCAAAGCCTTTGCAGTAGGAGGAAGTGACTATATCACTAAACCATTTCAATTAGAAGAAGTTTTAGCCAGAATTAATCACCAATTAAAAATTCTTGATTTACAAACTAGTTTAGAACTCCAAAATCAGCAATTAAAAATAGCTGAAGCCAAGTATAGAAATATTTTTGAAAACGCTATTGAAGGTTTATTTCAATCTTCTTTAGATGGACGTTATTTAACAGTAAATCCAGCCATGGCTAGGATTTTAGGGTATCAATCCCCAGCAGAATTATTAGAAAATGTTAAGGATATTTCTAGTCAGATTTATGTAGAAAGAAACCGTTATCAAGAAATTAGAGATATTCTTCAAGAAAAAGAGCAAATTATCAGCTGTGAATCAACAGTGTATCGTCAAGATGGTCAAATAGTTTGGATTTCTGAAAATATTCGTCTAGTTAAAAATGAGTTAAACGAACCTATTTATTATGAGGGTAATTTACAAGATATAACAGAGCGTAAATGTTTAGAAATAGAGTTATTAGCTGCCAAAGAATTTGCCCAAACTACCTTAAAATCTATTGGTGACGGAGTAATAGTTACCGATACATCGGGATTTATCATCGATTGCAATCCTATAGCTGAACAACTAACAGGTTGGTTACTATCAGAAATCAAAGGCAAAAGAATTTCAGAAGTATTAATTTTAGTTAACGAATATGGTCAAGAAATTAGCGAAAACCCCTTAGATAAGGCTTTAAAGGAAAACCGTATTGTTGATTTAGCTAGTGGCACTATTTTAATCGGAAAAGAAGGGAAAGAATACCCAATTCAGGATTCAGCAGCCCCCATTAAGAATAATCAAGGAGAAATTATTGGAGGAGTAGTAGTTTTTTACGACGCCACAGAATCTTATAACCTAACGAGTCAATTATATTGGGAAGCCAATCACGATTTTTTAACAGGATTATATAATAGAAGAGCTTTTAAATATTATCTTTCCGAAGCTATTAACACTGCTTTTGATAATTATCTTTTCCATATCTTATGTTATTTTGATTTAGATAAGTTTAAATTTGTTAATGATAGTTGTGGTCATGAAATAGGCGATCATCTCCTTAATCAAATCACCAGATTATTAAGTGATAAAATCAGACCTAATGATGTTTTAGCTAGGCTAGGAGGAGATGAATTTGGACTACTACTTTATCAAACCAGCTTAATCAAAGGGATAGAAATAGCCAATTCTTTACGAGAAGCTATACTCAATTTTCGCTTTATTTGGCAAGGTCAAATTTTTAACCTAGGAGTGAGCATTGGTTTAGTGATTATTGACGATAGTGAAAACGATTTAGGAGAAATAATGCGTCGTGCAGATAAAGCCTGCTACAACGCCAAAAAACGTGGAGGTAATTCAATTTCTATCTATCAAAACCAAGAACAATAG